A genomic stretch from Streptococcus oralis includes:
- a CDS encoding tRNA (adenine(22)-N(1))-methyltransferase, which yields MISKRLEMVASFVPQGAILLDVGSDHAYLPIDLVEKGHLEHAIAGEVVEGPYQSAVKNVESHGLKEKIQVRLANGLAAFEEEDQVSVITIAGMGGRLIATILEEGLEKLANVERLILQPNNREDDLRIWLQDNDFQIVAESILEEAGKFYEILVVEAGQMKLSDIDIRFGPFLSKGVSPVFVKKWQKEAAKLDFALSQIPGKNLSERQVLIDKIQAIKEVLHASK from the coding sequence ATGATTTCAAAGAGATTAGAAATGGTAGCTTCCTTTGTACCTCAGGGGGCCATTCTACTAGATGTTGGAAGTGACCATGCTTATCTACCGATCGATTTGGTAGAGAAAGGCCATCTAGAGCATGCCATTGCAGGTGAGGTTGTGGAAGGACCCTACCAGTCTGCGGTCAAGAATGTTGAATCTCATGGGTTAAAGGAGAAAATCCAAGTCCGTTTAGCCAATGGCTTGGCAGCCTTTGAAGAGGAAGACCAAGTGTCGGTCATCACCATCGCTGGTATGGGAGGTCGTTTGATTGCTACCATACTGGAAGAAGGTTTGGAAAAGTTAGCTAATGTAGAACGTTTGATTCTACAGCCTAATAATCGTGAAGACGACTTGCGCATTTGGTTGCAAGATAACGATTTTCAGATTGTGGCAGAAAGCATCCTAGAAGAAGCTGGCAAGTTCTACGAGATTTTGGTGGTGGAAGCAGGACAAATGAAGTTGTCAGATATCGATATCCGTTTTGGCCCCTTCTTGTCCAAAGGAGTCAGCCCAGTCTTCGTCAAAAAATGGCAAAAAGAAGCTGCTAAGTTAGATTTTGCCCTTAGTCAAATCCCAGGAAAAAATCTGTCAGAGAGACAGGTTCTAATAGATAAAATTCAAGCCATCAAGGAGGTTCTCCATGCTAGCAAGTGA
- a CDS encoding lysophospholipid acyltransferase family protein produces MFYTYLRGLVMLILWSINGNAHYHNTDKIPSRDENYILVAPHRTWWDPVYMAFATKPKQFIFMAKKELFNNRIFGWWIRMCGAFPIDRENPSASAIKYPINVLKKSDRSLIMFPSGSRHSNDVKGGVALIAKMAKVRIMPVTYTGPMTLKGLVSRERVDMNFGNPIDISDIKKMNDEGIEMVADRIQAEFQRLDEETKQWHNDKKPNPLWWFVRIPALILAVVVGILTIIFTFVASFIWNPDKKREALG; encoded by the coding sequence ATGTTTTATACTTATTTGCGTGGACTAGTCATGCTGATCTTGTGGTCCATCAATGGCAATGCCCACTATCACAATACTGATAAAATCCCTAGCCGAGACGAAAACTATATCCTCGTCGCACCTCACCGTACCTGGTGGGATCCTGTTTACATGGCCTTTGCGACCAAGCCAAAACAGTTCATCTTTATGGCCAAAAAAGAGCTGTTTAACAACCGTATCTTTGGCTGGTGGATCCGTATGTGTGGCGCCTTTCCTATCGACCGGGAAAATCCTAGCGCTTCTGCCATCAAGTACCCTATCAACGTCCTCAAAAAAAGCGACCGCTCTCTCATCATGTTTCCAAGTGGGAGCCGTCACTCAAACGATGTTAAGGGTGGAGTTGCCTTGATTGCCAAAATGGCCAAGGTTCGTATCATGCCTGTTACCTACACCGGTCCCATGACCTTGAAGGGCTTGGTTAGCCGTGAGCGTGTGGATATGAACTTTGGAAATCCTATTGACATCTCAGACATCAAGAAAATGAATGATGAAGGAATCGAAATGGTTGCAGACCGTATCCAAGCAGAATTCCAACGTTTGGACGAAGAAACCAAGCAATGGCACAATGATAAAAAACCAAACCCACTCTGGTGGTTTGTCCGAATCCCTGCCCTCATCCTTGCTGTGGTTGTGGGTATTCTAACGATTATCTTTACCTTCGTTGCAAGCTTTATCTGGAATCCAGATAAGAAGAGAGAGGCTCTTGGTTAA
- a CDS encoding Nif3-like dinuclear metal center hexameric protein: MLASEVINAYEGFCPQEFSMEGDSRGLQIGTLDKEIQRVMVALDIREDTVAEAVEKGVDLIIVKHAPIFRPIKDLVASRPQNQIYIDLIKHDIAVYVSHTNIDIVENGLNDWFCQMIGIEETTYLQETGPERGIGRIGTIQPQPFGVLAQHVKQVFGLDSLRMVHYQESDLQKPISRVAICGGSGQSFYKDALAKGADVYITGDIYYHTAQDMLSDGLLALDPGHYIEVLFVERVAALLTQWKEEKGWDIDILPSQASTNPFHHI, from the coding sequence ATGCTAGCAAGTGAAGTGATTAACGCGTATGAAGGCTTTTGCCCTCAGGAATTTTCTATGGAGGGAGACAGTCGTGGTCTGCAAATCGGTACTCTAGACAAGGAGATCCAAAGGGTTATGGTTGCTCTCGACATTCGTGAAGATACGGTGGCAGAGGCCGTTGAAAAGGGTGTGGACTTGATTATCGTCAAGCACGCGCCGATTTTCCGTCCTATCAAGGACTTGGTAGCTAGTCGTCCGCAAAATCAGATTTACATTGACCTAATCAAGCATGACATCGCAGTTTATGTCAGCCATACCAATATTGACATTGTTGAAAATGGTCTCAATGACTGGTTCTGTCAGATGATAGGTATTGAGGAGACGACTTATCTTCAGGAAACAGGCCCAGAACGTGGGATTGGGCGGATTGGAACGATTCAGCCTCAGCCTTTTGGGGTATTGGCCCAGCATGTCAAGCAAGTCTTTGGTCTAGATAGCCTTCGAATGGTGCATTATCAAGAAAGTGATTTGCAGAAGCCTATTTCAAGAGTGGCCATCTGTGGCGGTAGTGGTCAATCTTTCTATAAGGATGCTTTAGCTAAGGGGGCAGATGTCTACATTACTGGTGACATCTACTACCACACTGCCCAGGATATGTTGTCTGATGGCTTGTTGGCCTTGGACCCAGGTCACTATATAGAAGTGCTTTTTGTGGAAAGAGTCGCAGCACTTCTTACTCAATGGAAGGAAGAGAAAGGCTGGGACATTGATATTTTACCTAGTCAAGCATCGACCAATCCTTTCCACCATATCTAG
- a CDS encoding alpha/beta hydrolase-fold protein: MTLSINNEFDWEGIQVRVSLPSTYDPNQTYPAILLNDGNLDFLSSLSESVILVGLTSKNRLDDYTPWKASALREGAPDFGGQANAYHGHLFGGLLDKLQSLYRLDKNRLAYGGYSLGGLAAVYSLFHFDKVSCIFSICGSFWYPDFTTYCRDEKVKNLDCLLYLQNGQTEGAHHTNRLAQAPAYAEQIHTSLQQRYPTGQFVFDPYGHHEQVAERFVSFSNWLAKKWEIE; this comes from the coding sequence ATGACTTTATCAATAAATAATGAGTTTGATTGGGAAGGAATCCAAGTTAGGGTCAGTCTTCCTTCGACCTATGATCCCAACCAAACCTATCCAGCTATTCTCCTGAATGATGGAAACTTGGATTTTCTATCTTCCCTTTCAGAATCTGTGATTTTAGTGGGCTTGACCTCCAAAAATCGCCTAGACGACTACACTCCCTGGAAGGCATCGGCTCTGAGAGAGGGGGCTCCAGATTTTGGTGGTCAGGCAAATGCCTATCATGGTCATTTATTTGGAGGTCTTTTAGACAAGTTGCAGTCGCTTTATCGCCTGGACAAAAATCGCCTTGCTTATGGGGGTTACTCACTAGGTGGTTTGGCGGCTGTATACAGTCTTTTCCATTTTGACAAGGTCTCCTGTATCTTCTCTATCTGCGGTTCCTTTTGGTATCCTGATTTTACGACTTATTGCAGAGATGAAAAGGTGAAAAATTTGGACTGTTTGCTGTATTTACAGAACGGTCAAACAGAAGGAGCCCATCATACCAATCGCTTGGCTCAAGCACCAGCCTATGCTGAGCAGATCCATACCAGTCTTCAGCAACGCTATCCGACTGGTCAGTTTGTCTTTGATCCTTATGGGCATCATGAGCAAGTAGCTGAGCGATTTGTGTCTTTTTCTAACTGGTTGGCAAAGAAATGGGAGATTGAATAA
- a CDS encoding LPXTG cell wall anchor domain-containing protein translates to MNHKHSLFGKCKSVLLTVALASAFTAMGQVDADEVKNPSQVANDLAQVGSNELSTKTTQTNQQISETVKEIQDKVNVSVVPLDKAQPGDIVKVTTTSTDAKVDTKENTAGTEATAKAETSVSVETTHLAAKGTAVGEKTPVTTTKTVTDHVNTDDYVANVTQTIKKTTFEKVLKEADVIITKQAAGSADIVFTIDKSVSMDSSIQNVVQNIENFVRDLANKKVDARLGLIAYEAADNVQYFDFNRSKFTKNVEEYIKALRSIRTYGGTEEPTVPLHHIATSKDYDWSTASNNRRFAFLITDESIDFRTPGIPTVEETLKALKAADISLSVVGMRYTESTFKPLVEGTKGLYLNINQEFSSLLNRDFTNHVVKTVQEGRVYRIVTEKYDFLTEAHVVLKPKPIGSTKAVYHTSTLSNKVSELPKTGEKASSNLSVLGVALIAVASGLTVGVKKKD, encoded by the coding sequence ATGAATCATAAACATTCTTTATTCGGGAAGTGCAAGTCTGTTTTATTGACGGTTGCTCTAGCGTCTGCCTTTACAGCAATGGGACAAGTTGATGCTGATGAGGTAAAGAATCCAAGTCAAGTTGCTAATGATCTTGCTCAAGTAGGTTCAAATGAACTTTCCACTAAAACTACTCAAACTAATCAACAAATTTCCGAAACAGTTAAGGAGATTCAAGATAAAGTTAATGTCTCTGTAGTACCACTTGATAAAGCTCAACCTGGTGATATAGTTAAAGTAACTACTACTTCAACGGACGCCAAGGTAGATACTAAAGAAAACACAGCTGGTACAGAAGCAACTGCCAAAGCAGAGACTTCTGTAAGTGTTGAAACAACTCATTTAGCTGCTAAGGGAACTGCCGTTGGAGAAAAGACACCTGTTACAACAACAAAGACTGTTACAGATCACGTTAATACAGATGACTATGTAGCTAATGTTACTCAAACTATCAAGAAAACTACATTTGAAAAAGTTTTGAAAGAAGCAGATGTAATAATTACTAAACAAGCGGCTGGTTCTGCAGATATCGTCTTTACTATTGATAAGTCAGTTTCAATGGATTCTTCTATTCAAAATGTTGTACAGAATATCGAGAACTTTGTCCGTGATTTGGCTAATAAAAAAGTTGATGCTCGTCTTGGCTTAATCGCGTATGAGGCTGCTGACAATGTTCAATATTTCGATTTTAATAGATCTAAATTCACTAAGAATGTAGAGGAGTATATTAAGGCGCTTAGATCTATTCGAACATACGGCGGAACAGAAGAGCCTACAGTCCCTCTACATCATATTGCAACCTCAAAAGATTATGATTGGTCTACAGCTTCTAATAATCGTCGTTTTGCATTCTTAATTACTGATGAAAGTATTGATTTCCGTACTCCAGGCATTCCAACAGTAGAAGAGACTCTGAAAGCTCTTAAAGCAGCAGATATTTCTCTATCAGTTGTAGGGATGAGATACACAGAATCGACCTTCAAACCTTTAGTTGAGGGGACAAAAGGGCTTTATCTTAATATTAATCAAGAATTTTCTAGTCTTTTAAATCGTGATTTTACAAATCATGTTGTTAAGACTGTCCAAGAAGGACGTGTTTACCGCATCGTAACAGAGAAATATGACTTCTTAACAGAGGCGCATGTCGTACTTAAACCAAAACCTATCGGAAGCACAAAGGCAGTTTATCATACTTCTACGCTTTCTAATAAAGTATCTGAATTACCCAAAACTGGTGAAAAGGCATCTTCTAATTTATCCGTACTTGGAGTTGCCTTAATTGCAGTAGCCTCTGGTTTGACTGTTGGTGTTAAGAAAAAAGATTAA
- a CDS encoding ABC transporter substrate-binding protein: MKKTLSILLVTVATLTMAACGNTTTEKATTQSSTETSQKASTETTYPLTVKTYDAKGNEVEQVFDKAPEKVITNNLSTTEILLELGLKDKIAGMLNPDNAVTDKYKDAIATIPQIGDKKTVSQETVLSYEPDAVMGRNMMFSEKSLGTVSTWNENKIPVYTQKASLSTIQQDLGNIVEDVKNLGMIFNVQDKANEYAAQLQAKIDAVKKANPASQGEKKKALIMVAYNDDTFGAYKSALQESLLNQLGYTNVATGTSGLTLENLVSMDPELIIYVTSDRNKKLDANAVELMKKNAVLENVPAIKNQKIMTISYDELMDYGPAVIDSLEKINDFINK; the protein is encoded by the coding sequence ATGAAAAAAACACTAAGCATTTTACTCGTAACAGTAGCTACCCTAACCATGGCAGCTTGTGGTAACACTACTACAGAAAAAGCTACCACACAGTCCAGCACAGAAACAAGTCAAAAGGCTAGCACAGAGACGACTTATCCACTCACGGTCAAGACCTATGATGCTAAGGGGAATGAAGTCGAACAAGTCTTTGACAAGGCACCTGAAAAAGTTATCACCAACAATCTTTCAACAACTGAAATCTTGTTAGAGTTAGGCTTGAAGGATAAAATTGCTGGCATGCTCAACCCTGACAATGCTGTAACAGACAAATACAAGGACGCGATTGCGACTATTCCTCAAATTGGCGATAAAAAAACAGTCTCACAAGAGACAGTGCTTTCTTATGAACCAGATGCTGTGATGGGTCGAAACATGATGTTTTCTGAAAAATCTTTGGGGACAGTTAGCACTTGGAATGAAAACAAAATCCCAGTTTATACACAAAAAGCTTCTCTCTCAACGATTCAGCAAGATTTGGGAAATATTGTAGAAGACGTTAAAAATCTTGGAATGATTTTCAATGTTCAGGACAAGGCCAATGAATACGCAGCCCAATTACAAGCTAAAATTGACGCTGTTAAGAAAGCAAACCCAGCAAGTCAAGGTGAAAAGAAAAAGGCTTTGATAATGGTTGCTTATAATGACGACACCTTCGGTGCCTACAAGTCTGCTTTGCAAGAAAGCCTGCTAAATCAACTTGGTTATACAAACGTTGCAACGGGAACATCAGGCTTGACCTTGGAAAATCTCGTGTCAATGGATCCTGAATTGATTATCTATGTAACCAGCGACCGCAATAAAAAGTTGGATGCTAACGCAGTAGAGTTGATGAAGAAAAATGCTGTTTTGGAAAACGTTCCTGCAATTAAGAATCAAAAGATCATGACCATCTCTTATGATGAGTTGATGGATTATGGTCCAGCAGTGATTGATTCCCTTGAGAAAATCAATGACTTTATCAATAAATAA
- a CDS encoding NAD(P)/FAD-dependent oxidoreductase produces the protein MKKVAIIGAGIVGATAAYYLSQESDLEVIVFDHGQGQATKAAAGIISPWFSKRRNKAWYKMARLGADFYVDLLADLEKSGQEIDFYQCSGVFLLKKDESKLEELYQLAIERREESPLIGQLAILDQASANEFFPGLQAFDRLLYASGGARVDGQLLVTRLLEASQVKLVKEKVTLTPLASGYQIDEEVFDQVILATGAWLGHLLEPLGYEVDIRPQKGQLRDYQLTQDMEAYPVVMPEGEWDLIPFAGGKLSLGATHENDMGFDLTVDESLLQQMEDAALPHYPALAGAKSSGERVGIRAYTSDFSPFFGQVPGLAGVYAASGLGSSGLTTGPIIGYHLAQLIQDKELTLDPLNYPIENYVKRVKRE, from the coding sequence ATGAAAAAAGTTGCTATTATCGGAGCAGGAATTGTGGGAGCAACAGCAGCCTACTACCTCTCACAAGAAAGTGACCTAGAGGTGATTGTTTTTGACCATGGACAAGGTCAAGCTACCAAGGCCGCGGCGGGAATTATCAGTCCTTGGTTTTCCAAACGTCGTAATAAAGCCTGGTACAAGATGGCACGCTTGGGGGCTGACTTTTATGTGGATTTGTTGGCTGATTTAGAAAAGTCTGGCCAGGAAATTGACTTTTACCAATGTTCGGGAGTTTTTCTCTTGAAAAAGGATGAATCCAAGCTAGAAGAACTCTATCAACTAGCCATAGAGCGAAGAGAAGAGTCTCCCTTGATAGGCCAGTTAGCCATTTTAGACCAAGCGTCTGCAAATGAGTTTTTTCCTGGTCTGCAAGCATTTGACCGCCTGCTCTATGCTTCTGGTGGAGCGAGAGTAGATGGTCAACTCTTAGTGACTCGTTTGCTAGAAGCTAGTCAGGTCAAACTGGTCAAAGAAAAAGTAACTCTGACACCTTTAGCATCAGGTTACCAGATTGACGAAGAGGTATTTGATCAGGTTATTTTGGCGACGGGAGCTTGGTTGGGACATCTGTTAGAGCCTTTAGGTTATGAAGTAGATATTCGTCCCCAAAAAGGACAACTCCGAGATTATCAACTTACCCAAGACATGGAAGCTTACCCTGTTGTCATGCCAGAAGGGGAGTGGGATTTAATTCCTTTTGCAGGCGGGAAATTGTCCCTAGGAGCTACTCATGAAAATGACATGGGATTTGACTTGACAGTGGATGAAAGCTTGCTCCAACAAATGGAGGATGCGGCCTTGCCTCACTATCCAGCCTTGGCAGGAGCGAAATCATCGGGTGAGCGTGTGGGAATCCGTGCCTACACCAGTGATTTCTCACCTTTCTTTGGACAGGTGCCAGGCTTAGCAGGTGTCTATGCGGCTAGTGGACTAGGTTCATCAGGCCTCACAACGGGTCCTATCATCGGTTACCATTTAGCTCAACTGATTCAAGACAAGGAGTTGACCTTGGACCCTCTAAACTACCCAATTGAAAACTATGTCAAACGAGTAAAAAGAGAATAG
- a CDS encoding cation-translocating P-type ATPase, whose amino-acid sequence MDKNKIMGLTQREVKERQAQGLVNDFTASAGTSTWQIFKRNVFTLFNALNFAIALALAFVQAWSNLVFFAVICFNAFSGIVTELRAKHMVDKLNLMTKEKVKTIRYGQEVALNPEELVLGDVIRLSAGEQIPSDALVLEGFAEVNEAMLTGESDLVQKEVDALLLSGSFLASGAVLAQVHHVGADNYASKLMLEAKTVKPINSRIMKSLDKLAGFTGKIIIPFGLALLLEALMLKGLPLKSSVVNSSTALLGMLPKGIALLTITSLLTAVIKLGLKKVLVQEMYSVETLARVDMLCLDKTGTITQGKMQVEAVLPLTETYGDEAIASILTSYIAHSEDKNPTAQAIRQRFVGEVAYPMISNLPFSSDRKWGAMELEGLGTVFLGAPEMLLDSEVPEAREALERGSRVLVLALSQEKLDHHKPQKPSDIQALALLEILDPIREGAAETLDYLRSQEVGLKIISGDNPVTVSSIAQKAGFADYHSYVDCSKITDEELIAIAEETAIFGRVSPHQKKLIIQTLKKAGHTTAMTGDGVNDILALREADCSIVMAEGDPATRQIANLVLLNSDFNDVPEILFEGRRVVNNIAHIAPIFLIKTIYSFLLAVICIASVLLGRSEWILIFPFIPIQITMIDQFVEGFPPFVLTFERNIKPVEPNFLRRSMLRALPSALMVVFSVLFVKIFGASQGWSELEISTLLYYLLGSIGFLSVFRACMPFTLWRVLLIVWSVGGFLATALFPMIQKLLEISTLTGQTLPVYGAMMLVFTVIFILTSRYQTRK is encoded by the coding sequence ATGGATAAAAATAAGATAATGGGATTAACCCAAAGAGAAGTCAAGGAAAGACAGGCTCAAGGTTTGGTCAATGACTTTACCGCTTCGGCCGGTACCAGTACTTGGCAAATCTTTAAACGAAATGTTTTTACACTTTTTAACGCTTTAAACTTTGCTATTGCTTTGGCGCTAGCTTTTGTGCAGGCTTGGAGCAATCTGGTCTTCTTTGCCGTTATTTGCTTTAACGCTTTTTCTGGAATTGTGACAGAGCTACGGGCCAAACACATGGTGGACAAGCTCAATCTCATGACCAAGGAAAAGGTCAAAACCATCCGTTATGGCCAGGAAGTCGCCCTTAATCCAGAAGAATTGGTCCTAGGAGATGTCATTCGTTTGTCTGCGGGAGAGCAAATCCCTAGTGATGCTCTGGTTCTGGAAGGATTCGCAGAAGTCAATGAAGCCATGTTGACGGGGGAGAGTGATTTGGTGCAAAAGGAAGTGGATGCTCTGCTTTTATCAGGGAGTTTCCTAGCCAGTGGCGCAGTTTTGGCTCAAGTCCACCATGTCGGAGCAGACAACTATGCTTCCAAACTCATGCTGGAAGCTAAGACAGTGAAACCCATTAACTCCCGTATCATGAAATCGCTGGACAAACTAGCTGGTTTTACTGGGAAGATTATCATTCCCTTTGGTTTAGCTCTCTTGTTAGAAGCCTTGATGTTAAAAGGTTTGCCCCTCAAGTCATCCGTTGTAAATTCATCGACAGCCCTTTTGGGAATGTTGCCCAAGGGAATTGCCCTTTTGACCATTACTTCGCTTTTGACAGCGGTGATCAAGCTGGGCTTGAAAAAGGTTTTGGTGCAGGAGATGTACTCTGTTGAGACCTTGGCGCGCGTGGATATGCTCTGTCTGGACAAGACGGGCACCATAACCCAAGGAAAGATGCAAGTGGAGGCTGTTCTTCCACTGACGGAAACTTATGGTGACGAGGCTATTGCCAGTATTCTAACCAGCTACATCGCTCATAGTGAGGATAAAAATCCAACAGCCCAAGCCATTCGTCAGCGTTTTGTGGGAGAAGTTGCTTATCCTATGATTTCGAATCTTCCCTTCTCAAGCGACCGCAAGTGGGGTGCTATGGAATTGGAAGGTCTAGGAACGGTTTTCTTAGGGGCGCCTGAGATGTTGTTGGACTCTGAAGTCCCTGAAGCCAGAGAGGCCTTGGAGAGAGGGTCACGAGTCTTGGTCTTAGCCCTCAGTCAGGAAAAACTAGACCATCACAAACCACAGAAACCATCTGATATTCAGGCTCTGGCCTTGCTGGAGATTTTGGACCCCATTCGAGAAGGAGCAGCTGAGACGCTAGACTATCTCCGTTCTCAGGAAGTGGGACTCAAGATTATCTCTGGTGACAATCCCGTTACAGTGTCCAGTATTGCCCAGAAAGCTGGTTTTGCCGACTATCACAGCTATGTAGATTGTTCGAAAATCACGGATGAGGAATTGATTGCCATAGCTGAGGAAACAGCAATTTTTGGTCGTGTTTCCCCTCATCAAAAGAAACTCATCATCCAAACGCTGAAAAAAGCAGGGCATACAACAGCTATGACAGGGGACGGAGTCAATGATATTCTGGCTCTTCGTGAGGCGGATTGTTCTATCGTGATGGCTGAGGGAGATCCTGCGACTCGTCAGATTGCCAATTTGGTTCTCTTGAACTCAGACTTCAACGATGTTCCTGAGATTCTCTTTGAAGGTCGTCGTGTGGTCAATAACATTGCCCATATCGCACCGATTTTCTTGATTAAAACTATCTATTCCTTCCTGTTAGCAGTTATCTGTATTGCCAGTGTTTTACTAGGACGGTCTGAGTGGATCTTGATTTTCCCTTTCATTCCGATTCAGATTACCATGATTGACCAGTTCGTGGAAGGTTTCCCGCCATTTGTCTTGACTTTTGAGCGAAATATCAAGCCTGTTGAACCAAACTTCCTCAGAAGATCCATGCTTCGCGCCCTACCAAGTGCCCTCATGGTCGTGTTTAGCGTCCTTTTTGTGAAAATATTTGGAGCGAGTCAAGGTTGGTCTGAGTTAGAAATCTCAACCCTCCTCTATTATCTCTTGGGGTCAATTGGTTTCTTATCTGTATTTAGAGCCTGTATGCCATTTACCCTCTGGCGTGTTCTCTTGATTGTCTGGTCTGTAGGAGGCTTCCTAGCCACAGCTCTCTTCCCAATGATTCAAAAGTTGCTTGAAATTTCAACCTTAACTGGACAAACGTTGCCTGTTTATGGGGCCATGATGCTGGTATTTACGGTGATTTTCATTCTAACTAGTCGTTACCAAACTAGAAAATAA
- the galE gene encoding UDP-glucose 4-epimerase GalE, with protein sequence MQEKILVTGGAGFIGTHTVIELIQAGHQVVVVDNLVNSNRKSLEVVERITGVEVPFYEADIRDTDTLRDIFKQEEPTGVIHFAGLKAVGESTRIPLAYYDNNIAGTVSLLKVMEENNCKNIIFSSSATVYGDPHTVPILEDFPLSVTNPYGRTKLMLEEILTDIYKADSEWNVVLLRYFNPIGAHESGDLGENPNGIPNNLLPYVSQVAVGKLEQVQVFGDDYDTEDGTGVRDYIHVVDLAKGHVAALKKLQKGSGLNIYNLGTGKGYSVLEIIQNMEKAVGRPIPYRIVERRPGDIAACYSDPAKAKAELGWEAELDITQMCEDAWRWQSKHPNGFED encoded by the coding sequence ATGCAAGAAAAGATTTTGGTGACGGGTGGAGCAGGTTTTATCGGAACCCACACAGTTATTGAGTTAATCCAAGCAGGTCATCAGGTTGTTGTGGTGGATAACCTTGTCAACAGCAATCGAAAAAGTTTAGAAGTTGTTGAAAGAATTACAGGAGTTGAAGTGCCTTTCTATGAGGCAGATATCCGTGATACAGATACTCTTCGTGACATTTTCAAACAAGAAGAACCAACAGGAGTCATTCACTTTGCTGGCTTGAAGGCTGTCGGTGAATCTACCCGTATTCCTCTTGCCTACTATGACAACAATATCGCTGGAACTGTTAGTCTTTTGAAGGTCATGGAAGAAAACAACTGTAAAAACATTATTTTCAGTTCTTCTGCGACAGTTTACGGAGATCCTCATACAGTGCCAATCTTGGAAGATTTCCCACTTTCAGTGACCAATCCATATGGCCGCACTAAGCTTATGCTTGAGGAAATTTTGACGGATATTTACAAAGCAGACTCGGAATGGAATGTGGTCTTGCTTCGTTACTTTAACCCAATCGGAGCGCATGAAAGTGGAGACTTGGGAGAAAATCCAAACGGTATTCCAAACAACCTCTTGCCTTATGTCTCACAAGTAGCAGTGGGCAAACTAGAGCAAGTGCAAGTATTTGGAGATGATTACGATACAGAAGATGGAACCGGGGTTCGTGACTATATCCATGTCGTAGACCTAGCCAAAGGTCACGTTGCAGCTCTTAAAAAACTCCAAAAAGGTTCAGGTCTTAATATTTATAACCTTGGAACAGGTAAAGGTTACTCTGTTCTTGAAATTATCCAAAACATGGAAAAAGCGGTGGGACGTCCTATTCCTTACCGCATCGTAGAACGTCGCCCAGGTGATATCGCTGCCTGCTACTCAGACCCAGCAAAAGCCAAAGCCGAACTTGGCTGGGAAGCAGAACTCGATATTACTCAAATGTGTGAAGACGCATGGCGTTGGCAAAGCAAGCATCCAAATGGATTTGAAGACTAA
- a CDS encoding ABC transporter ATP-binding protein, producing the protein MDLICNDVHFGLGEKKILKGVSLKVEGHQFHTILGPNGSGKTSLLKLLYRQEKADKGLISLDGKPLEHWSLKETAKQMAVVTQFNQLQFDCTVEEIVLLGRTPHLSFLQKERERDYALVQDALVKVDMLEKKTRLYSSLSGGEKQRVLLARALAQEPTLLLLDEPTNHLDIKYQLDLLAIVKNLKVNVLAVLHDIQLACRYSDYLYLMKEGEILYQGTPKEIITPESLKTVYGVQSQVTWTEDQQAMIHYL; encoded by the coding sequence ATGGACTTGATTTGTAATGATGTTCACTTTGGACTAGGAGAGAAAAAAATCTTAAAAGGAGTTTCTCTTAAGGTTGAGGGGCATCAATTTCACACGATACTGGGACCAAATGGAAGTGGAAAAACCAGCCTGCTTAAACTCCTCTATCGTCAGGAAAAGGCGGACAAAGGCTTGATAAGCCTAGATGGAAAGCCGCTGGAGCATTGGTCACTCAAAGAAACAGCCAAGCAGATGGCAGTTGTAACCCAGTTCAATCAATTGCAGTTTGATTGTACAGTTGAGGAAATCGTCTTGCTGGGAAGAACTCCCCACCTCTCTTTTCTACAGAAGGAAAGGGAAAGGGATTATGCTCTCGTTCAAGATGCTCTCGTCAAGGTGGATATGCTTGAGAAGAAAACTCGTCTCTATTCGTCCTTGTCAGGGGGGGAGAAACAACGAGTTTTATTAGCCCGCGCCTTGGCGCAAGAACCGACTCTCTTGCTCTTGGACGAACCAACCAATCACCTAGATATCAAGTACCAGCTAGACTTGCTGGCCATTGTGAAGAATCTCAAGGTCAATGTTCTAGCTGTCCTGCATGATATTCAACTTGCTTGTCGCTATTCGGATTATCTCTATCTGATGAAAGAGGGAGAAATCCTTTACCAAGGGACTCCAAAGGAGATCATCACCCCTGAGTCATTGAAAACTGTATACGGAGTTCAAAGTCAGGTTACTTGGACCGAGGATCAGCAAGCCATGATTCACTATTTATAA